A genome region from Triticum aestivum cultivar Chinese Spring chromosome 2B, IWGSC CS RefSeq v2.1, whole genome shotgun sequence includes the following:
- the LOC123041180 gene encoding WAT1-related protein At5g64700 → MGNGKVYATIVLIRLIYAGMHIFTKAAFEEGTSTTVFVFYRHAVAAIFLAPFAFFLEIRQGSAPPLTFRLSVKIFIHAFYGMAGTINLYSIGLNYASATSSSAIFNIVPVVAFILAVMFRMETLKLKSVHGMAKASGILLCIGGVVALALYQGPQLKSLNHHPLLHSTGTAVHARPEKNWALGIFLMTASVVIWALWTVQQGPLLLEYPSKLLNTTLQCTFASVQSFVIALVMERDFSRWKLAGGMSLFAVLFTGIVVAAISYYLQIWVIEKKGPVFLSMSMPLSLVFTMVIASFLLGEDVGLGSIIGGALLVAGLYAVLWGKGREERGAAVDAALAQRRAGESKESEILSDATAKV, encoded by the exons ATGGGCAACGGCAAGGTGTACGCGACGATCGTGCTCATCAGGCTGATCTACGCTGGCATGCACATATTCACCAAGGCGGCGTTCGAGGAGGGCACCAGCACCACCGTCTTCGTCTTCTACCGGCacgccgtcgccgccatcttctTGGCGCCTTTCGCCTTCTTCCTCGAGATCAG GCAGGGGTCGGCGCCACCGCTGACGTTCAgactctccgtcaagatctttatCCACGCCTTCTATGG GATGGCTGGAACGATAAACCTGTATAGCATTGGCCTGAATTATGCTTCAGCAACCTCTTCGTCGGCCATCTTCAACATCGTGCCAGTGGTTGCATTCATCCTGGCCGTCATGTTCAG GATGGAGACTCTCAAGTTGAAGAGCGTCCACGGCATGGCCAAAGCCTCGGGGATACTTCTGTGCATCGGAGGAGTGGTCGCGCTGGCGCTGTACCAAGGCCCCCAGCTCAAGTCCTTGAACCACCACCCGCTCCTGCACAGCACCGGCACGGCCGTGCACGCGCGCCCGGAGAAGAACTGGGCGCTGGGCATCTTCCTCATGACCGCGTCGGTCGTGATATGGGCCCTGTGGACAGTACAGCAG GGCCCCCTGTTGCTGGAGTACCCATCCAAGCTTCTCAACACGACGCTCCAGTGCACCTTCGCCAGCGTCCAGTCGTTCGTCATCGCCCTGGTCATGGAGAGGGACTTCTCGCGGTGGAAGCTCGCCGGCGGCATGAGCCTCTTCGCGGTTCTCTTCACG GGCATTGTTGTGGCGGCGATCTCGTACTACCTGCAGATCTGGGTGATCGAGAAGAAAGGCCCGGTGTTCCTGTCCATGTCCATGCCGCTCAGCCTCGTCTTCACCATGGTGATCGCCTCCTTCCTCCTGGGAGAGGACGTGGGCCTGGGAAG CATTATCGGTGGCGCGCTGCTCGTTGCCGGTCTCTATGCCGTGCTCTGGGGCAAGGGGAGGGAGGAGCGAGGGGCGGCGGTGGACGCCGCTCTGGCGCAAAGGAGGGCGGGGGAATCCAAGGAGAGCGAGATCTTGTCAGACGCGACGGCCAAGGTTTGA